One window of Curtobacterium sp. 458 genomic DNA carries:
- a CDS encoding cytochrome c oxidase assembly protein: MTVTSSAPPSGGAAPESAPVTARTSTVATVLVVAVPLAAACAVLGMVVTGAFGSDQQLVSAGDLVTYGLPIARAVHDTMAAVTIGLLIVAAFALPARKQDHGAVSSVQHRATRWAAATGGVWFLAAVVSIVLTGANTLGVPLSSPVFARNFLLFAFQVEIGQALVVSAAAILAATVVAAFATRVTTLAVATVLALFALLPLALSGHAAGSLEHANAVNSLAVHLVGVCVWAGGLVAVLLLRTRTKGATGRVVSRYSTLAGWSFAAVAFSGIVNASLRLTGPLDLFTTTYGWLITTKAVILVLLGLAGVVQRRRLVPALLRSPLDRRSFTRFALAEIVFMAVAIGVSVAVSRSQPPIPQTPETGDDTRSGLIGYPYPPTQTLHTYFTEWHWDWVWAALAVTGAGWYLLAVRKLRKRGDKWPVGRTIAWLIGCALFIWTTSGGPAVYGMIHFSSHMVQHMLLMMFVPLPLVLGGPVLLALRTLPVRNDGSRGAREWLMLFVHSRYMQFMAKPAVAGVIFAGSLVVFYFTPAFEYAMQSHEWHVVMVVHFVLSGYLFFWVFVGIDPGPARPQYPILIIALLATLAFHAFFGVAVMTSASVFASDWFHALGQTNDAALLADQHTGGGIAWGAGELPMVFVALLVVRNWVRSDARDAKRLDRKADRDGDADLKAYNDRLAALRDRD; encoded by the coding sequence ATGACCGTCACGTCCTCCGCACCCCCGTCCGGAGGCGCGGCGCCGGAATCGGCGCCCGTCACCGCGCGCACGTCCACCGTCGCGACGGTCCTCGTCGTCGCCGTCCCGCTCGCCGCGGCCTGCGCCGTGCTCGGGATGGTCGTCACCGGAGCGTTCGGCTCCGACCAGCAGCTCGTCTCCGCCGGTGACCTCGTGACCTACGGCCTGCCGATCGCGCGTGCCGTGCACGACACGATGGCCGCCGTCACCATCGGCCTCCTCATCGTCGCGGCGTTCGCGCTCCCCGCTCGCAAGCAGGACCACGGGGCGGTCTCGAGCGTGCAGCACCGGGCGACCCGGTGGGCCGCGGCGACCGGCGGCGTGTGGTTCCTCGCCGCGGTCGTGAGCATCGTCCTGACCGGGGCGAACACGCTCGGAGTCCCACTGTCGTCACCGGTGTTCGCCCGGAACTTCCTGCTCTTCGCGTTCCAGGTCGAGATCGGCCAGGCGCTCGTCGTCTCGGCCGCAGCCATCCTCGCCGCGACCGTCGTCGCCGCGTTCGCCACCCGCGTGACGACCCTCGCCGTGGCGACCGTCCTCGCCCTGTTCGCACTGCTGCCACTGGCGCTCTCGGGGCACGCCGCCGGGTCGCTCGAGCACGCGAACGCGGTGAACTCGCTCGCGGTGCACCTCGTCGGGGTGTGCGTCTGGGCCGGCGGACTCGTCGCCGTGCTGCTGCTCCGCACCCGGACGAAGGGCGCGACCGGCCGGGTCGTGTCGCGCTACTCGACGCTCGCCGGGTGGTCGTTCGCCGCGGTGGCGTTCTCGGGCATCGTCAACGCGTCGCTGCGGCTGACCGGCCCGCTCGACCTGTTCACGACGACGTACGGCTGGCTGATCACCACCAAGGCCGTGATCCTCGTGCTGCTCGGCCTCGCCGGGGTCGTGCAGCGCCGTCGCCTGGTGCCGGCACTCCTCCGCTCGCCGCTCGACCGCCGTTCGTTCACCCGCTTCGCCCTCGCTGAGATCGTGTTCATGGCCGTGGCGATCGGCGTCTCGGTCGCGGTGTCGCGCTCGCAGCCGCCGATCCCGCAGACGCCGGAGACCGGGGACGACACCCGCTCCGGGCTCATCGGCTACCCGTACCCGCCGACCCAGACCCTGCACACGTACTTCACCGAGTGGCACTGGGACTGGGTGTGGGCAGCCCTCGCCGTGACCGGTGCCGGCTGGTACCTGCTCGCGGTGCGGAAGCTCCGGAAGCGCGGGGACAAGTGGCCCGTCGGGCGCACGATCGCCTGGCTGATCGGGTGCGCGCTGTTCATCTGGACGACCTCGGGCGGCCCGGCCGTCTACGGGATGATCCACTTCTCGTCGCACATGGTGCAGCACATGCTGCTCATGATGTTCGTGCCGCTGCCGCTCGTCCTCGGCGGCCCGGTGTTGCTCGCCCTCCGGACGCTGCCGGTGCGCAACGACGGCTCCCGCGGGGCCCGCGAGTGGCTCATGCTCTTCGTGCACTCCCGCTACATGCAGTTCATGGCGAAGCCAGCGGTCGCCGGGGTGATCTTCGCCGGCTCCCTCGTGGTGTTCTACTTCACGCCCGCGTTCGAGTACGCGATGCAGTCGCACGAGTGGCACGTCGTGATGGTCGTGCACTTCGTCCTCAGCGGGTACCTCTTCTTCTGGGTCTTCGTCGGTATCGACCCCGGCCCCGCCCGCCCGCAGTACCCGATCCTCATCATCGCCCTGCTCGCGACGCTGGCCTTCCACGCGTTCTTCGGTGTCGCGGTGATGACCTCGGCGTCGGTGTTCGCGTCCGACTGGTTCCACGCGCTCGGGCAGACGAACGACGCGGCGCTCCTGGCCGACCAGCACACGGGCGGCGGGATCGCGTGGGGTGCGGGTGAGCTGCCGATGGTGTTCGTCGCGCTGCTCGTGGTGCGGAACTGGGTGCGGTCGGATGCGCGGGACGCCAAGCGTCTCGACCGCAAGGCCGACCGCGACGGGGACGCCGACCTCAAGGCGTACAACGATCGGCTCGCGGCGCTGCGCGACCGCGACTGA
- a CDS encoding DUF6177 family protein: MVRHPLIDDVVGSAIVVDSASSVVWLTDAFASLLRRASAAGRMVVLRTGAGAALTPAVRHALGAHGAAWAVTDPDGSVRDGRTGAAATGVEDFVRRGPELVGTPSPEHPVSSDSVRQISIDLTLRHHEGRAVDMGSAIEALCDTVGACPTRWGTAEPLTVPWDRWVVTQYAKHEAPGVSTSYAIGDGFSATMTAHLQDGVVIETMSAVLTVPEEHADPSLAPRLFDAVQRVADEVEPVFGVVMQRRGDADHLVRAVSHGEPSPLAVVVGPEATAFLDRDGEWPPPHTSTTTFGTAASAGSDASDGSTGSTGSTGSGGDAGLIVRFEHGWEALEAFLDRIDEDRFLQLVGGAPLDPAHEDGHVGAPVSGGPGAA, translated from the coding sequence ATGGTCAGGCATCCCCTCATCGACGACGTGGTCGGTTCAGCGATCGTGGTGGACTCCGCTTCGTCGGTGGTGTGGCTGACCGACGCCTTCGCATCCCTGCTCCGCCGCGCCTCCGCTGCCGGCCGGATGGTCGTGCTCCGCACCGGGGCCGGCGCGGCCCTGACCCCGGCCGTGCGCCACGCACTCGGTGCGCACGGCGCGGCGTGGGCGGTCACCGACCCCGACGGGTCCGTGCGTGACGGACGCACCGGCGCGGCGGCGACCGGTGTCGAGGACTTCGTCCGACGCGGTCCGGAACTCGTCGGGACGCCGTCGCCGGAGCACCCGGTGTCGTCGGACTCGGTGCGGCAGATCAGCATCGACCTCACGCTGCGGCACCACGAGGGGCGCGCGGTCGACATGGGGTCCGCCATCGAGGCGCTCTGCGACACCGTCGGTGCGTGTCCGACCCGCTGGGGGACCGCCGAGCCCCTGACCGTGCCGTGGGACCGTTGGGTCGTGACGCAGTACGCGAAGCACGAGGCGCCGGGCGTCTCCACCTCGTACGCGATCGGCGACGGGTTCTCGGCGACGATGACCGCGCACCTGCAGGACGGGGTCGTGATCGAGACCATGTCGGCGGTGCTCACGGTGCCGGAGGAGCACGCCGACCCGTCGCTCGCCCCACGTCTGTTCGACGCCGTCCAGCGGGTCGCCGACGAGGTGGAGCCGGTGTTCGGCGTCGTCATGCAGCGTCGCGGTGACGCGGACCACCTCGTGCGGGCGGTCTCGCACGGTGAGCCGTCGCCACTCGCGGTGGTCGTCGGACCCGAGGCCACCGCGTTCCTGGACCGCGACGGGGAGTGGCCGCCGCCGCACACGTCGACCACGACGTTCGGGACCGCTGCGTCCGCGGGCTCGGACGCGTCCGATGGTTCCACCGGGTCCACCGGGTCCACCGGGTCCGGCGGGGACGCCGGGCTCATCGTCCGGTTCGAGCACGGGTGGGAGGCGCTCGAAGCGTTCCTCGACCGCATCGACGAAGACCGCTTCCTGCAGCTCGTCGGCGGCGCTCCGCTCGACCCGGCGCACGAGGACGGCCACGTGGGAGCACCGGTCAGCGGAGGTCCCGGTGCCGCGTGA
- the mmsB gene encoding multiple monosaccharide ABC transporter permease yields the protein MNNLKLLFGKGNSIGQYGMIIALVVIVAFFWFTTDGLILEPTNVINLFLQYSYILILALGMVMVIIAGHIDLSVGSVAAFVGIIVAQSMSVWHWPAWAAIILGLAVGALVGAWQGFWVAFVRVPAFIVTLAGQLIFRGANQIIGQSTSVPTPDSYNTIGAGYLPDFGPDFGYSNGTLLLGLVTIAALIIIEVRGRRRRRKMQAEVPPLWVSVVRTGILVAVTLVATYLFGAGPVGTSVPIVAIILGVLTIVYGFITKNTIFGRQVYAVGGNASAAVLSGVSARKINFFVMANMSVLAAVAGMVFVGYSNASGPADGTGWELDAIAAVFVGGAAVAGGIGTISGSIIGGLVMALLSNGLQLMGIESNKVQIIRGLVLLVAVAFDVYSKSQGRPSLIGGMMRQFQRKDTEQNTVAAQQPRSIDDQPDKVNPQ from the coding sequence ATGAACAACCTGAAACTGCTCTTCGGCAAGGGCAACAGCATCGGCCAGTACGGCATGATCATCGCGCTCGTCGTGATCGTCGCCTTCTTCTGGTTCACGACGGACGGGCTCATCCTCGAGCCCACCAACGTGATCAACCTGTTCCTGCAGTACTCCTACATCCTCATCCTCGCGCTCGGCATGGTGATGGTGATCATCGCGGGCCACATCGACCTCTCGGTCGGTTCGGTCGCGGCCTTCGTCGGCATCATCGTCGCGCAGTCGATGTCCGTGTGGCACTGGCCGGCCTGGGCCGCGATCATCCTCGGCCTCGCCGTCGGTGCACTCGTCGGTGCCTGGCAGGGCTTCTGGGTGGCGTTCGTCCGGGTCCCCGCGTTCATCGTGACGCTCGCCGGTCAGCTCATCTTCCGCGGTGCGAACCAGATCATCGGTCAGTCCACCTCGGTCCCGACGCCGGACTCGTACAACACGATCGGCGCAGGCTACCTCCCCGACTTCGGCCCGGACTTCGGCTACTCGAACGGCACGCTCCTGCTCGGTCTCGTGACGATCGCGGCGCTCATCATCATCGAGGTGCGCGGTCGCCGTCGTCGCCGCAAGATGCAGGCCGAGGTCCCGCCGCTGTGGGTCTCCGTCGTCCGCACGGGCATCCTCGTCGCCGTCACCCTCGTCGCGACCTACCTGTTCGGCGCCGGCCCGGTCGGCACCTCGGTCCCGATCGTCGCGATCATCCTCGGCGTCCTCACGATCGTGTACGGCTTCATCACGAAGAACACGATCTTCGGCCGCCAGGTCTACGCGGTCGGCGGCAACGCCAGCGCCGCGGTCCTGTCCGGCGTCAGCGCCCGCAAGATCAACTTCTTCGTCATGGCGAACATGTCGGTCCTGGCCGCCGTCGCGGGCATGGTCTTCGTCGGCTACTCGAACGCCTCCGGTCCTGCCGACGGCACCGGCTGGGAGCTCGACGCGATCGCGGCCGTGTTCGTCGGTGGCGCCGCGGTCGCCGGTGGCATCGGCACCATCTCCGGGTCGATCATCGGTGGCCTCGTGATGGCGCTCCTGTCGAACGGTCTCCAGCTCATGGGCATCGAGTCGAACAAGGTCCAGATCATCCGTGGTCTCGTCCTCCTCGTCGCGGTCGCCTTCGACGTCTACTCGAAGTCCCAGGGACGCCCGTCGCTGATCGGCGGCATGATGCGGCAGTTCCAGCGGAAGGACACCGAGCAGAACACGGTGGCCGCCCAGCAGCCGCGGTCGATCGACGACCAGCCGGACAAGGTCAACCCCCAGTAG
- a CDS encoding HepT-like ribonuclease domain-containing protein, which produces MTRGTGERLDDVIRACGVIGEYVSDDGLPEHLVYDAVRMRLVEIGEAVRMLPGEVTASEPSIPWAKVSLLAERLTRRYFDTTPAVVFGTARTDVPHLCAAARRLRAAHVEDATT; this is translated from the coding sequence GTGACACGGGGGACGGGGGAACGCCTGGACGACGTGATCCGGGCGTGCGGGGTGATCGGCGAGTACGTCAGCGACGACGGGCTGCCGGAACACCTCGTGTACGACGCGGTCCGGATGCGACTGGTCGAGATCGGGGAGGCGGTGCGGATGCTCCCGGGGGAGGTGACCGCCTCCGAACCGAGCATCCCGTGGGCGAAGGTGTCCCTGCTCGCGGAGCGGCTCACCCGTCGGTACTTCGACACGACCCCGGCGGTCGTCTTCGGGACCGCGCGGACCGACGTGCCGCACCTGTGCGCCGCGGCTCGCCGCCTGCGGGCGGCGCACGTCGAGGACGCGACCACGTGA
- a CDS encoding GNAT family N-acetyltransferase, whose protein sequence is MTTAGRPPYTVEELDVPTTMDDDARRVDAFRAWLDVSDRAEADVHGLTELAWTAEEYLPQCHTPGAPSRLFVARDTAGTVVGSASYDSKDEAGTTNCWLAVGVDPAHQGRGIGTLLADRVEQVARDEGRTQWKTYAVSRQVGPGAGDGFLQAPTGYGAVPADEAAVRFLQGRGWRFGQVNRISRLALPADASVVAALRERAAGAAGDAYRMHAWTGRTPERWLDGVALLHTRMSTDAPEGDMEEPEDVWDADRLREQEAELERAPRTMVTIAVERADSGTLVGFTQLAVPDAPERAVMQWDTLVLREHRGHRLGWLLKVEGIAFVEREFPGRPSIVTFNAEENRPMLDVNEAVGFVGVGSEGIWEHRD, encoded by the coding sequence ATGACCACCGCAGGCCGACCGCCGTACACCGTCGAGGAACTCGACGTCCCCACCACGATGGACGACGACGCCCGACGCGTCGATGCCTTCCGTGCCTGGCTCGACGTGTCCGACCGCGCCGAGGCGGACGTCCACGGGCTGACCGAGCTCGCCTGGACCGCGGAGGAGTACCTCCCGCAGTGCCACACCCCCGGGGCGCCGAGTCGGCTGTTCGTGGCACGGGACACCGCCGGGACGGTCGTCGGCTCGGCGTCGTACGACTCGAAGGACGAAGCGGGGACCACGAACTGCTGGCTCGCCGTCGGCGTCGACCCTGCACACCAGGGCCGCGGCATCGGCACCCTGCTCGCCGACCGGGTCGAGCAGGTCGCACGGGACGAGGGCCGCACGCAGTGGAAGACGTACGCGGTGTCGCGCCAGGTCGGCCCGGGGGCCGGCGACGGGTTCCTGCAGGCACCGACCGGGTACGGCGCCGTCCCCGCGGACGAGGCCGCGGTCCGCTTCCTCCAGGGTCGCGGGTGGCGCTTCGGCCAGGTGAACCGGATCAGCCGACTCGCGCTGCCCGCCGACGCCTCGGTCGTCGCCGCCCTCAGGGAGCGCGCGGCCGGTGCCGCGGGTGACGCGTACCGCATGCACGCCTGGACCGGTCGGACGCCGGAGCGGTGGCTCGACGGCGTCGCACTGCTGCACACCCGGATGTCGACCGACGCTCCGGAGGGTGACATGGAGGAGCCGGAGGACGTCTGGGACGCCGACCGTCTCCGCGAGCAGGAGGCCGAGCTCGAGCGGGCGCCGCGGACGATGGTGACGATCGCCGTGGAGCGCGCCGACTCCGGCACGCTCGTCGGGTTCACGCAGCTGGCCGTCCCGGACGCCCCGGAGCGCGCGGTCATGCAGTGGGACACCCTCGTGCTGCGGGAGCACCGCGGACACCGGCTCGGGTGGCTGCTCAAGGTGGAGGGCATCGCGTTCGTCGAGCGGGAATTCCCCGGACGCCCGTCGATCGTCACGTTCAACGCCGAGGAGAACCGGCCGATGCTCGACGTGAACGAGGCCGTCGGCTTCGTCGGCGTCGGCAGCGAGGGCATCTGGGAGCACCGGGACTGA
- a CDS encoding helix-turn-helix domain-containing protein produces MSAVLPRPAPPVSAAELIRDARVRAELTQVQLAVRAGVTQSVISTYENGRREPSLAALQRLLLAAGFTASIELEPVEEPPPLRERVAAVRNELHAIVRRLGGRNPRIFGSVARGEDGPGSDVDLMVDLGRGLGIFALMRIQDEAEQLLGTRVDVVDAAGMDPKVVREAIPL; encoded by the coding sequence ATGTCCGCAGTCCTCCCCAGGCCCGCGCCGCCGGTGTCGGCAGCCGAGCTCATCCGTGACGCCCGCGTCCGCGCCGAGCTGACACAGGTGCAGCTCGCCGTCCGGGCCGGTGTCACCCAGAGCGTCATCAGCACCTACGAGAACGGTCGCCGGGAGCCCTCGCTCGCCGCACTGCAGCGGCTGCTGCTCGCCGCCGGCTTCACCGCGTCGATCGAGCTCGAACCCGTCGAGGAGCCGCCGCCCCTGCGGGAACGGGTGGCCGCCGTGCGGAACGAGCTCCACGCCATCGTGCGGCGGCTCGGCGGACGCAACCCGCGCATCTTCGGCAGTGTCGCGCGCGGGGAGGACGGGCCGGGGAGCGACGTCGACCTCATGGTCGACCTCGGGCGCGGGCTCGGCATCTTCGCGCTGATGCGGATCCAGGACGAGGCCGAACAGCTGCTCGGGACCCGGGTCGACGTCGTGGACGCCGCGGGGATGGACCCGAAGGTCGTGCGCGAGGCGATCCCGCTGTGA
- the dcd gene encoding dCTP deaminase translates to MLLSDRDITSQLADGRIGLDPYDASLVQPSSIDVRLDKYFRLFDNHKYPHIDPAEDQPELTRLVETDPDEAFVLHPGEFVLGSTFEVVSLPDDIAARLEGKSSLGRLGLLTHSTAGFIDPGFSGHVTLELSNVATLPIKLWPGMKIGQLCFFQLSSPAEKPYGSAEYQSRYQGQRGPTASRSAQNFHRTDVSTRD, encoded by the coding sequence GTGCTGCTCTCCGACCGCGACATCACCTCCCAGCTCGCCGACGGCCGCATCGGTCTCGACCCGTACGACGCGTCGCTCGTGCAGCCCTCGAGCATCGACGTCCGGCTCGACAAGTACTTCCGGCTGTTCGACAACCACAAGTACCCGCACATCGACCCGGCGGAGGACCAGCCGGAGCTCACGCGGCTGGTGGAGACCGACCCGGACGAGGCGTTCGTCCTGCACCCGGGGGAGTTCGTGCTCGGGTCGACGTTCGAGGTCGTGAGCCTGCCGGACGACATCGCGGCACGGCTCGAGGGCAAGAGCTCGCTCGGGCGTCTCGGGCTGCTGACGCACTCGACGGCGGGCTTCATCGACCCGGGGTTCTCCGGGCACGTCACGCTCGAGCTGTCGAACGTCGCGACACTGCCCATCAAGCTCTGGCCGGGCATGAAGATCGGCCAGCTCTGCTTCTTCCAGCTGTCCAGCCCCGCGGAGAAGCCGTACGGGTCGGCCGAGTACCAGTCGCGCTACCAGGGGCAGCGCGGACCGACCGCGTCGCGCTCGGCGCAGAACTTCCACCGCACGGACGTCTCCACGCGCGACTGA
- a CDS encoding sugar-binding protein, which translates to MRKKLIAGIGLALVAGLALSGCSARGTSGSDSASTEIKKGDLIGVALPAKTSQNWVLAGAAFEKSIEDAGFKADIQYANAGNPVPDQQSQISGMVTKGAKVVIIGAADGSQLGSQVKAAKAKGVTVIAWDRNILNTKDVDYYVAFNNYKVGQLQAQALLDGLKAEKGDGPYNIELFAGSADDANATVFFNGAMNVLEPKIKDGTVKVVSGQETFQKVQTKGWLAQNAQSRMTDLLSQYYSGDTKLDGVLSPNDTLARAILTATKAAGKPNPVVTGQDSETASIPLIMKGTQYSTIYKNTTEEAQAAIDLVSDLSKGNKPDTKIDKTNNYNGVKTVPAIELTPILVTKENAVEAYKGNDTLEELAKKG; encoded by the coding sequence ATGCGCAAGAAGCTCATCGCCGGAATCGGCCTGGCCCTCGTCGCGGGCCTCGCCCTCAGCGGCTGCTCCGCTCGCGGGACCTCCGGTTCGGACTCCGCCAGCACGGAGATCAAGAAGGGTGACCTGATCGGTGTCGCCCTGCCGGCCAAGACCTCGCAGAACTGGGTGCTCGCGGGCGCCGCGTTCGAGAAGTCGATCGAGGACGCCGGCTTCAAGGCCGACATCCAGTACGCCAACGCCGGCAACCCGGTCCCGGACCAGCAGTCGCAGATCTCGGGCATGGTCACCAAGGGCGCGAAGGTCGTCATCATCGGCGCCGCCGACGGTTCGCAGCTCGGCTCGCAGGTGAAGGCCGCCAAGGCGAAGGGCGTCACCGTCATCGCCTGGGACCGCAACATCCTGAACACCAAGGACGTCGACTACTACGTGGCGTTCAACAACTACAAGGTCGGCCAGCTGCAGGCGCAGGCACTCCTCGACGGCCTCAAGGCCGAGAAGGGTGACGGCCCGTACAACATCGAGCTCTTCGCCGGTTCGGCGGACGACGCGAACGCGACGGTCTTCTTCAACGGCGCGATGAACGTGCTCGAGCCGAAGATCAAGGACGGCACGGTCAAGGTCGTGTCCGGCCAGGAGACGTTCCAGAAGGTCCAGACCAAGGGCTGGCTCGCGCAGAACGCCCAGTCGCGCATGACCGACCTGCTGTCGCAGTACTACTCGGGTGACACCAAGCTCGACGGCGTCCTGTCGCCGAACGACACCCTCGCCCGTGCGATCCTCACCGCGACGAAGGCGGCCGGCAAGCCGAACCCCGTCGTCACCGGCCAGGACTCGGAGACCGCGTCGATCCCGCTCATCATGAAGGGCACGCAGTACTCGACGATCTACAAGAACACCACCGAGGAGGCGCAGGCCGCCATCGACCTGGTGTCCGACCTCTCGAAGGGCAACAAGCCCGACACCAAGATCGACAAGACGAACAACTACAACGGCGTCAAGACGGTCCCGGCGATCGAGCTCACCCCGATCCTCGTCACCAAGGAGAACGCGGTCGAGGCCTACAAGGGCAACGACACCCTCGAGGAGCTCGCCAAGAAGGGCTGA